One genomic window of Paraburkholderia acidiphila includes the following:
- the rnhB gene encoding ribonuclease HII, with product MSEGTIKRAKAPAVKKPPSQAALKLAARRKAARQAGLLFESPDDVICGVDEAGRGPLAGPVVAAAVILDPARPIRGLDDSKVLTAQAREALYERIVERSLAWCVASASVEEIDTFNILHATMLAMRRAVEGLSIVPTLAKIDGNRCPVMPVRSEAVIGGDALVPSISAASIIAKVTRDRMLVDLHQVHPHYGFDAHAGYGTPQHLEALRVHGPCEHHRRSFAPVREAYALHGNVLSGVSTVLSTVAGLEEGDAFAPLP from the coding sequence ATGAGCGAGGGTACGATCAAGCGCGCGAAAGCGCCGGCCGTAAAAAAGCCGCCGTCGCAGGCGGCGCTCAAACTCGCCGCGCGCCGCAAGGCAGCGCGGCAAGCCGGGCTGCTGTTCGAGTCGCCAGACGATGTGATTTGCGGCGTGGACGAGGCGGGGCGTGGCCCGCTCGCGGGGCCTGTGGTCGCGGCGGCGGTGATTCTCGATCCGGCGCGGCCGATCCGCGGGCTCGACGATTCGAAGGTGCTGACTGCTCAGGCGCGCGAAGCGCTCTACGAGCGCATCGTCGAGCGTTCGCTTGCGTGGTGCGTCGCTTCTGCGAGCGTCGAGGAAATCGATACGTTCAACATCCTGCACGCCACGATGCTGGCGATGCGGCGCGCCGTTGAAGGCTTGAGCATCGTGCCGACGCTTGCGAAGATCGACGGCAATCGCTGCCCCGTGATGCCGGTGCGCAGCGAGGCGGTGATTGGCGGCGACGCGCTCGTGCCGAGCATTTCGGCGGCGTCGATCATCGCGAAGGTCACGCGCGACCGCATGCTCGTCGATCTGCACCAGGTCCATCCGCATTACGGTTTCGACGCCCACGCGGGCTACGGCACGCCGCAGCATCTCGAAGCGTTGCGAGTGCATGGTCCGTGCGAGCATCATCGGCGTTCGTTCGCGCCCGTGCGCGAAGCGTACGCGTTGCACGGCAACGTCCTGTCCGGTGTTTCGACGGTGCTCAGCACTGTCGCCGGCCTCGAAGAAGGCGACGCCTTCGCGCCGCTTCCTTGA
- a CDS encoding TrmH family RNA methyltransferase, whose amino-acid sequence MKAITSRDNPLYKRLKALAGSTHQQRRSHQALLEGFHLASAWLDGGSQPEYCVVTEGALAHEEAQTIVARVDERRVISLPDALFGQLSNVVHGVGLLLLVDMPEAQLPERVGSTCLVLDGLQDAGNVGSILRSAAAAGIDKVFCTPGTAYVWSSKVLRSAMGAHFLLQVFENVEAEALVEMLGVPVVITDSHGAQALDEADLTGQVAWVFGNEGAGVSQVWRDVAALRVTIPQPGGMESLNVAAAAAVCVFEQCRQQRHAR is encoded by the coding sequence GTGAAAGCCATTACCTCACGCGACAATCCGCTCTACAAACGCCTGAAGGCGCTGGCCGGCTCGACGCATCAACAGCGGCGTAGCCACCAGGCTTTGCTGGAAGGCTTCCACCTCGCGAGCGCGTGGCTCGACGGCGGCTCGCAGCCCGAATACTGCGTGGTGACCGAAGGCGCGCTCGCGCATGAAGAGGCGCAGACCATCGTCGCCCGCGTGGACGAGCGCCGCGTGATCTCACTGCCCGACGCGCTCTTCGGGCAACTCTCGAACGTCGTGCATGGCGTGGGGTTGCTGTTGCTCGTCGATATGCCTGAGGCTCAGTTGCCCGAGCGCGTCGGATCGACTTGCCTCGTGCTCGACGGATTGCAGGACGCCGGCAACGTCGGCTCGATCCTGCGCAGCGCGGCGGCCGCGGGCATCGACAAGGTCTTTTGCACGCCGGGCACGGCCTACGTGTGGTCGTCGAAGGTGCTGCGCTCGGCGATGGGCGCGCACTTCCTCCTGCAGGTGTTCGAGAACGTGGAAGCCGAAGCACTCGTCGAGATGCTTGGCGTGCCGGTCGTCATCACCGATTCGCACGGCGCGCAGGCGCTCGACGAGGCCGATCTCACGGGGCAGGTCGCGTGGGTGTTCGGCAACGAAGGGGCGGGCGTGTCGCAGGTCTGGCGCGACGTGGCGGCGCTGCGTGTGACGATCCCGCAGCCCGGCGGCATGGAGTCGCTCAACGTCGCGGCGGCGGCGGCTGTGTGCGTGTTCGAGCAATGCCGGCAGCAACGGCATGCGCGCTGA
- the ppsR gene encoding posphoenolpyruvate synthetase regulatory kinase/phosphorylase PpsR, which yields MPPTVFIVSDGTGITAETFAHSILSQFDQKFRLVRVPFVDSTDKAYSTAQKINEAAVQEGRRPIVFTTLVDSNSNEIVKRANALVMDMFQTFVEPLEQELELKSSHAMGRGHQNADTDEYKNRIEAINFSLAHDDGQSDRNLADADVILVGVSRSGKTPTSLYLAMQYGVKAANYPLIPDDFERGKLPNALLSHRTKIFGLSIDPQRLTEIRNERRPGSKYAALENCRYEVNEAEAMMRREGIKWLSSTHKSIEEIATTILQEIRIDKPSY from the coding sequence ATGCCGCCTACCGTATTCATCGTCTCCGACGGTACCGGGATCACTGCCGAGACCTTCGCGCATTCGATCCTGTCGCAGTTCGACCAGAAATTCCGCCTCGTGCGCGTGCCCTTTGTCGATTCGACCGACAAGGCCTACTCCACCGCCCAGAAGATCAACGAAGCCGCAGTGCAGGAAGGCCGCCGTCCGATCGTGTTCACGACGCTCGTGGACAGCAACTCGAACGAGATCGTCAAGCGCGCGAATGCGCTCGTGATGGACATGTTCCAGACCTTCGTGGAGCCGCTCGAACAAGAGCTGGAGCTCAAGTCGAGCCACGCGATGGGCCGCGGCCACCAGAACGCCGACACCGACGAGTACAAGAACCGTATCGAGGCGATCAACTTCTCGCTCGCGCACGACGACGGCCAGTCCGACCGCAATCTCGCCGACGCCGACGTGATCCTCGTGGGCGTGTCGCGCAGCGGCAAGACGCCGACGAGCCTGTATCTCGCCATGCAGTACGGCGTAAAGGCCGCGAACTACCCGCTCATTCCCGACGATTTCGAGCGCGGCAAGCTGCCGAATGCGCTGCTTTCGCATCGCACGAAGATCTTCGGCCTGTCGATCGATCCGCAGCGTCTCACCGAGATCCGCAACGAGCGGCGCCCGGGCAGCAAGTACGCCGCGCTGGAGAACTGCCGTTATGAAGTGAACGAAGCCGAAGCAATGATGCGCCGCGAAGGCATCAAGTGGCTCTCGTCGACGCACAAGTCGATCGAGGAAATCGCCACGACGATCCTGCAGGAAATCCGCATCGACAAGCCGTCGTATTGA
- the ppsA gene encoding phosphoenolpyruvate synthase: MTNTVAKDQAYVVPFEQLRMTDVEIVGGKNASLGEMISQLAEAGVRVPTGFATTAVAFRDFLKHNNLTERIAARLETFDVDDVKALAEAGKEIRQWIIDAPLQPQLEADIRAGFETLQNGSPSELSFAVRSSATAEDLPDASFAGQQESYLNVVGIEDVLDRLKHVFASLYNDRAISYRVHKGFTHAEVALSAGVQRMVRSDRGAAGVMFTLDTESGFKDAVFITSSYGLGETVVQGAVNPDEFYVFKTTLAQGKAPIIRRSIGSKLIKMEFTQPGEPGRVKTVDVTHEQRNRFSITDEDVIELAKYAVIIEKHYQRPMDIEWGKDGLDGKIFILQARPETVKSQAAGKVEQRFKLKGQSQVLATGRAIGQKIGAGRVKVIHDPSEMERVQPGDVLVADMTDPNWEPVMKRASAIVTNRGGRTCHAAIIARELGVPAVVGCGDATDVLKDGALVTVSCAEGDEGRIYDGLLETEVSEVQRGELPAIPVKIMMNVGNPQLAFDFSQLPNAGVGLARLEFIINNNIGVHPKAILEYPNVDADLKKAVESVARGHASPRAFYVDKLTEGIATIAAAFYPKPVIVRLSDFKSNEYKKLIGGSRYEPDEENPMLGFRGASRYIAEDFAQAFEMECLALKRVREEMGLTNVEIMVPFVRTLKQAERVVGLLEKFGLKRGVNDLKLIMMCEVPSNAILAEEFLQYFDGFSIGSNDLTQLTLGLDRDSGMELLAVDFDERDPAVKFMLKRAIETCRRLNKYVGICGQGPSDHPDFAQWLAEEGIASISLNPDSVVETWQQLAKSQSK; this comes from the coding sequence ATGACTAACACCGTTGCCAAGGATCAGGCTTATGTAGTGCCTTTCGAGCAGTTGCGGATGACCGATGTCGAGATCGTGGGCGGCAAGAACGCCTCGCTCGGCGAAATGATCAGCCAGTTGGCTGAAGCAGGCGTGCGTGTGCCCACGGGCTTCGCCACGACTGCGGTCGCCTTCCGCGACTTCCTGAAACATAACAACCTGACCGAACGGATCGCCGCTCGCCTGGAGACGTTCGACGTCGACGACGTGAAGGCGTTGGCCGAAGCCGGCAAGGAGATCCGTCAATGGATCATCGACGCGCCGCTGCAGCCGCAGCTCGAAGCGGACATCCGCGCCGGCTTCGAAACGCTGCAGAACGGTTCACCGTCTGAACTGTCGTTCGCCGTGCGTTCGTCGGCAACGGCGGAAGACCTGCCCGACGCATCGTTTGCCGGTCAACAGGAAAGCTACCTCAACGTGGTAGGCATCGAAGACGTGCTCGATCGCCTCAAGCACGTGTTCGCGTCGCTCTACAACGACCGCGCGATTTCCTATCGTGTCCACAAGGGCTTCACCCACGCCGAAGTCGCACTGTCGGCGGGCGTCCAGCGCATGGTCCGTTCGGACCGCGGCGCTGCTGGCGTGATGTTCACGCTCGATACGGAATCGGGCTTCAAGGATGCGGTCTTTATCACGTCGAGCTACGGTCTCGGTGAGACGGTCGTGCAGGGCGCGGTGAATCCGGACGAGTTCTACGTCTTCAAGACCACGCTCGCCCAGGGCAAGGCCCCGATCATCCGCCGCTCGATCGGCTCAAAGCTCATCAAGATGGAATTCACGCAGCCGGGCGAGCCGGGCCGCGTGAAGACGGTCGACGTCACGCACGAACAGCGCAACCGCTTCTCGATCACCGACGAAGACGTGATCGAGCTGGCCAAGTACGCCGTCATCATCGAAAAGCACTACCAGCGTCCGATGGACATCGAGTGGGGCAAGGACGGCCTCGACGGCAAGATCTTCATTCTCCAGGCGCGTCCGGAGACGGTGAAGAGCCAGGCCGCGGGCAAGGTCGAGCAGCGCTTCAAGCTCAAGGGCCAGTCGCAGGTTCTGGCAACGGGCCGCGCAATTGGCCAGAAGATCGGCGCGGGCCGCGTGAAGGTGATTCACGACCCGTCCGAAATGGAACGCGTGCAGCCGGGCGACGTGCTGGTCGCCGACATGACCGACCCGAACTGGGAGCCGGTGATGAAGCGCGCTTCGGCCATCGTCACGAACCGTGGCGGCCGTACCTGCCACGCGGCGATCATCGCGCGTGAACTGGGCGTGCCGGCAGTCGTGGGCTGCGGCGACGCGACCGACGTGCTGAAGGATGGCGCGCTCGTGACGGTTTCGTGCGCCGAAGGCGACGAAGGCCGCATCTACGACGGTCTGCTCGAAACCGAAGTCAGCGAAGTCCAGCGTGGCGAGCTGCCGGCCATTCCGGTCAAGATCATGATGAACGTCGGCAATCCGCAGCTCGCGTTCGACTTCTCGCAACTGCCGAATGCGGGTGTTGGCCTCGCGCGTCTCGAGTTCATCATCAACAACAACATCGGCGTGCACCCGAAGGCGATTCTCGAGTACCCGAACGTCGACGCGGACCTGAAGAAGGCCGTGGAAAGCGTGGCTCGCGGTCATGCATCGCCGCGCGCGTTCTACGTCGACAAGCTCACGGAAGGCATCGCCACGATCGCGGCGGCGTTCTATCCGAAGCCCGTCATCGTGCGTCTGTCCGACTTCAAGTCGAACGAGTACAAGAAGCTGATCGGCGGTTCGCGCTACGAGCCGGACGAAGAAAACCCGATGCTGGGCTTCCGCGGCGCGTCGCGTTACATCGCCGAGGACTTTGCGCAAGCGTTCGAAATGGAGTGCCTGGCGCTCAAGCGCGTGCGTGAAGAGATGGGTCTCACGAACGTCGAGATCATGGTGCCGTTCGTGCGTACGCTCAAGCAAGCCGAGCGCGTGGTGGGTCTGCTCGAGAAGTTCGGCCTCAAGCGCGGCGTGAACGACCTCAAGCTCATCATGATGTGCGAAGTGCCGTCGAACGCGATTCTCGCCGAAGAATTCCTGCAGTACTTCGACGGCTTCTCGATCGGCTCGAACGACCTCACGCAGCTCACGCTCGGCCTCGACCGGGACTCGGGCATGGAACTGCTGGCCGTCGACTTCGACGAGCGCGATCCGGCCGTGAAGTTCATGCTCAAGCGCGCGATCGAAACCTGCCGTCGTCTGAACAAGTACGTCGGCATCTGCGGTCAGGGTCCGTCCGATCATCCGGACTTCGCCCAGTGGCTCGCGGAAGAAGGCATCGCTTCGATCTCGCTGAACCCGGACTCGGTTGTCGAGACGTGGCAGCAGCTGGCGAAGTCGCAGTCGAAGTAA
- a CDS encoding NfeD family protein, translated as MGPHGLFWWIAAGVLIVAELMTGTFYLLMIALGFLAGALSYELGAPLDVQFIVAAVVGLAAVVTLRRSRFGRRRRMADASTDPGVNLDIGETLAVAAWRDGRARTMYRGAEWDVELAPGEPEDAPLYEIKAVRGSCLIVAAKHERREADASGTARDGARHA; from the coding sequence GTGGGTCCGCATGGTTTGTTCTGGTGGATTGCCGCCGGCGTGCTCATCGTCGCCGAGCTGATGACCGGCACCTTCTACCTTTTGATGATTGCGCTCGGCTTCCTCGCCGGTGCGCTCAGCTATGAGCTTGGTGCGCCGCTCGACGTGCAGTTCATTGTCGCAGCGGTGGTTGGTCTCGCAGCCGTGGTCACGCTGCGGCGCTCGCGCTTTGGCCGCCGCCGGCGCATGGCCGACGCCTCGACCGATCCGGGCGTGAACCTCGATATTGGCGAAACACTTGCCGTCGCCGCCTGGCGCGACGGCCGCGCGCGCACGATGTATCGCGGCGCCGAATGGGACGTCGAACTCGCACCTGGCGAGCCCGAAGATGCGCCGCTCTATGAAATCAAGGCGGTGCGCGGCAGTTGCCTGATCGTTGCGGCAAAGCACGAGCGGCGCGAAGCCGATGCGTCCGGCACCGCTCGCGACGGCGCGCGCCACGCGTGA
- a CDS encoding SPFH domain-containing protein translates to MQVPVVGLILLVIVIVLIAQTIKIVPQQHAWVLERLGRYHATLTPGLTIVLPFVDRVAYKHVLKEIPLDVPSQVCITRDNTQLQVDGVLYFQVTDPMKASYGSSNFVFAITQLSQTTLRSVIGKLELDKTFEERDFINHSVVSALDEAASNWGVKVLRYEIKDLTPPKEILHAMQAQITAEREKRALIAASEGRKQEQINLAAGAREAAIQKSEGERQAAINQAQGQAAAILAVAEANAQAIQKIGNSIQAQGGMDAVNLKVAEQYVNAFANLAKQGNTLIVPGNMGDLSTMIASALTIVNRAGLREGQISGAGAPKGA, encoded by the coding sequence ATGCAAGTCCCAGTCGTCGGCCTGATTCTGCTCGTGATCGTCATCGTGCTGATCGCGCAGACCATCAAGATCGTGCCGCAGCAGCATGCCTGGGTGCTCGAACGGCTTGGGCGCTACCATGCGACGCTCACGCCTGGGTTGACGATCGTGCTGCCGTTCGTGGATCGCGTGGCCTACAAGCACGTGCTCAAGGAGATTCCGCTCGATGTGCCGAGTCAGGTTTGCATCACGCGCGACAACACCCAGCTTCAGGTAGACGGCGTGCTGTACTTTCAGGTGACCGATCCGATGAAGGCGTCGTACGGGTCGAGCAATTTCGTGTTCGCGATTACGCAGCTTTCGCAGACCACGCTGCGTTCCGTCATCGGCAAGCTCGAACTCGACAAGACCTTCGAGGAACGCGACTTCATCAACCATAGCGTCGTGTCGGCGCTCGACGAAGCCGCCTCGAACTGGGGCGTGAAAGTGCTGCGCTACGAAATCAAGGACCTGACGCCGCCGAAGGAAATCCTGCACGCCATGCAGGCGCAGATTACCGCCGAGCGGGAAAAGCGCGCGCTCATCGCAGCCTCGGAAGGCCGCAAGCAGGAGCAGATCAATCTGGCGGCAGGGGCGCGCGAGGCGGCGATCCAGAAGTCGGAGGGCGAGCGCCAGGCGGCCATCAATCAGGCGCAGGGCCAGGCGGCCGCCATTCTCGCCGTGGCCGAGGCGAATGCGCAGGCCATCCAGAAGATCGGCAACTCGATTCAGGCGCAGGGCGGCATGGATGCCGTCAACCTGAAGGTGGCCGAGCAGTACGTGAATGCTTTCGCCAATCTCGCGAAGCAGGGCAATACGCTGATCGTGCCGGGCAACATGGGCGATCTGAGCACGATGATCGCTTCGGCGCTCACGATTGTGAATCGGGCGGGTTTGCGCGAGGGGCAGATCAGCGGCGCCGGAGCGCCGAAGGGAGCATAA
- the smpB gene encoding SsrA-binding protein SmpB, with product MSIIDNRKAFFDYFIEERHEAGLVLEGWEVKAMRAGRANIKESYVMIKDGELYLIGTHISPLPEASTHIQPDPTRIRKLLLKREEIDKLIGKVEQRGFTLVPLNFHYKGGRVKCEIGLAKGKKLHDKRETEKKRDWEREKARLMRSPT from the coding sequence ATGAGCATCATCGACAACAGAAAAGCGTTCTTCGATTACTTCATCGAAGAGCGCCACGAGGCTGGGCTCGTGCTGGAAGGATGGGAAGTCAAGGCCATGCGCGCCGGGCGAGCCAACATCAAGGAAAGCTACGTCATGATCAAGGATGGCGAGCTGTACCTGATCGGCACGCACATCAGCCCGCTGCCCGAGGCTTCGACGCACATCCAGCCCGACCCCACCCGCATCCGCAAGCTGCTCCTGAAACGCGAAGAAATCGATAAGCTGATCGGGAAGGTTGAGCAGCGCGGCTTCACGCTCGTGCCGCTCAACTTCCATTACAAGGGCGGCCGCGTGAAGTGCGAGATCGGTCTCGCCAAGGGCAAGAAGCTGCACGACAAGCGCGAAACCGAGAAGAAACGCGACTGGGAGCGGGAAAAGGCGCGCTTGATGCGCTCGCCCACCTGA
- a CDS encoding type II toxin-antitoxin system RatA family toxin, protein MADVQKTVLIRHSAEQMFDLVTDVADYPNFLPWCGGVEIRRQDENGMEAKIDINFKGIKQHFATRNSQKRPERIDMEFADGPFRKFTGYWRFTPLRADACKIEFALHYEFSNIILEKLIGPVFHHIANTFVDSFVKRADQRYGKP, encoded by the coding sequence ATGGCGGATGTCCAGAAAACCGTGTTGATTCGCCATTCGGCGGAGCAGATGTTCGACCTCGTCACAGACGTCGCCGACTACCCCAACTTCCTGCCGTGGTGCGGCGGCGTCGAGATTCGCCGTCAGGACGAAAACGGCATGGAGGCGAAGATCGACATCAACTTCAAGGGCATCAAGCAGCACTTCGCCACGCGCAACTCGCAAAAGCGGCCCGAGCGCATCGACATGGAATTCGCCGACGGCCCCTTCCGCAAGTTCACGGGCTACTGGCGCTTCACGCCGCTGCGCGCCGACGCCTGCAAGATCGAGTTTGCGCTGCATTACGAGTTTTCAAACATCATTCTCGAAAAGCTCATCGGGCCGGTGTTCCATCACATCGCGAACACCTTCGTCGACTCTTTCGTGAAGCGCGCCGACCAGCGCTACGGCAAGCCATGA
- a CDS encoding RnfH family protein — MSANLSIDVCYALPDTQTLISIELPPGATVQQAIDASGILARHPEIDLAKLKVGVYGKLKPLDTVLADHDRVEIYRPLIVDPKMARQRRVDKTRKEGSIEGRKWLPKDSR, encoded by the coding sequence ATGAGCGCGAACCTTTCTATCGACGTCTGCTACGCGCTGCCGGACACGCAAACGCTCATCAGCATCGAACTGCCGCCTGGCGCGACCGTTCAGCAGGCCATCGACGCGAGCGGCATCCTCGCGCGCCATCCCGAGATCGATCTGGCGAAGCTCAAGGTGGGCGTGTACGGCAAGCTCAAGCCGCTCGACACCGTGCTCGCCGACCATGACCGCGTTGAAATCTACCGGCCGCTGATCGTCGACCCGAAGATGGCGCGCCAGCGCCGCGTCGACAAGACCCGCAAGGAAGGCTCGATCGAAGGGCGCAAGTGGTTGCCCAAGGACTCGCGCTAA
- a CDS encoding DMT family transporter, with translation MQRGVLYGVLAGALWGTVFVVPRQLTEFSPLLLSAGRYVMYGLVSLAALLPMLRRVWPRLTRADLVALVKLALVGNVLYYLFLASAIHLVGIAPASLIVGVLPVTVTLLGRGDHGAVPLSRLIWPLAMIAAGIVCINVDVFTAAGNADGASVLTRIAGLGCAVGALVCWTWFAVENARYLQRNAHFSGNEWSVLWGVVTGALGALLWLGIVVVPSHWVQETVATGRWTTFWQLNLVLAIGASWLGNGLWNAAAKRLPLTLSGQMIVFETLFALLYGFIYDHRLPRGLEIAAVLLLVAGVSWSVRRHSGGPEDTAHGDGIVPDGDLPGIGNESRLAHPTADVKRSARTTTA, from the coding sequence ATGCAGCGTGGTGTGTTGTACGGCGTGCTCGCCGGCGCGTTATGGGGAACGGTGTTCGTCGTGCCCCGGCAACTGACGGAGTTCTCGCCATTGCTCCTGAGCGCGGGCCGCTACGTGATGTATGGGCTTGTCTCGCTCGCCGCGCTCCTGCCCATGCTGCGCCGGGTCTGGCCGCGCTTGACGCGCGCCGATCTCGTCGCGCTCGTGAAGCTCGCGCTCGTGGGCAACGTGCTCTATTACCTCTTTCTCGCGAGCGCGATTCATTTGGTCGGCATCGCCCCGGCCTCTCTAATCGTCGGCGTGCTGCCCGTCACCGTCACGCTGCTCGGCCGCGGCGACCATGGCGCCGTGCCGCTTTCACGCCTCATCTGGCCGCTCGCCATGATTGCGGCCGGCATCGTCTGCATCAACGTGGACGTGTTTACCGCCGCTGGCAACGCAGACGGCGCGAGCGTCCTCACGCGCATCGCTGGCCTTGGCTGTGCCGTCGGCGCGCTCGTGTGCTGGACCTGGTTCGCGGTCGAGAACGCCCGGTACCTGCAGCGCAATGCGCACTTCAGCGGCAACGAATGGTCAGTGCTCTGGGGGGTCGTGACCGGCGCGCTCGGCGCGCTGCTCTGGCTCGGCATTGTCGTCGTGCCGTCGCACTGGGTGCAGGAAACCGTCGCCACCGGCCGCTGGACCACGTTCTGGCAACTGAATCTGGTGCTCGCGATCGGCGCCTCGTGGCTCGGCAACGGGCTGTGGAACGCCGCCGCGAAACGCCTGCCGCTCACGCTCTCGGGTCAGATGATCGTCTTCGAAACGCTGTTCGCCCTGCTCTACGGCTTTATTTATGATCACCGCCTGCCGCGCGGTCTGGAAATCGCGGCCGTCTTGCTGCTGGTGGCGGGCGTGAGCTGGTCGGTGCGCCGGCATTCGGGTGGCCCCGAAGATACCGCGCATGGCGACGGCATCGTGCCGGACGGCGATCTACCAGGAATCGGCAACGAAAGCCGCCTCGCGCACCCCACTGCCGACGTGAAGCGAAGCGCTCGTACCACCACCGCCTGA
- the guaB gene encoding IMP dehydrogenase, which translates to MRLIQKALTFDDVLLVPAFSDVLPRDTSLKTRLTRNISLNIPLVSAAMDTVTEGRLAIAMAQQGGVGIIHKNLTPAEQAREVAKVKRFESGVVRDPITIPPQMKVADVIALSQQHGISGFPVVEGAQLVGIVTNRDLRFETRFDEPVRSIMTPRERLVTVKEGTPLNEAKALMHSHRLERVLVVNDAFELRGLMTVKDITKQTEHPAACKDEHGKLRAGAAVGVGPDNEERVELLVQAGVDVIVVDTAHGHSKGVLERVRWVKKSFPHVEVIGGNIATADAARALVEYGADGVKVGIGPGSICTTRIVAGVGVPQISAISNVSEALKGTGVPCIADGGVRYSGDVSKALAAGANAVMMGSMFAGTEESPGDVFLYQGRQYKSYRGMGSVGAMKDGAADRYFQDNSANIDKLVPEGIEGRVAYKGPINAILFQLIGGVRASMGYCGCRTIDDLHAKAEFVQITGAGLNESHVHDVQITKEAPNYHVD; encoded by the coding sequence ATGCGTCTGATCCAGAAAGCACTCACGTTCGATGACGTGCTCCTCGTCCCCGCCTTCTCCGACGTTCTCCCGCGCGACACCAGCCTGAAGACCCGGCTGACCCGCAATATCTCCCTGAACATTCCGCTCGTGTCGGCCGCTATGGATACCGTCACGGAAGGCCGTCTGGCAATCGCCATGGCGCAGCAGGGCGGCGTCGGCATCATCCACAAGAACCTCACGCCGGCCGAGCAGGCGCGCGAGGTCGCGAAGGTGAAGCGCTTCGAGTCGGGCGTGGTGCGCGATCCGATCACGATTCCGCCGCAAATGAAGGTCGCCGACGTCATTGCGCTTTCGCAGCAGCATGGCATCTCGGGTTTCCCGGTCGTGGAAGGCGCACAGCTCGTCGGTATCGTCACGAACCGCGACCTGCGTTTCGAAACGCGCTTCGACGAGCCGGTGCGCTCGATCATGACGCCGCGCGAGCGCCTCGTCACCGTCAAGGAAGGCACTCCGCTCAATGAAGCCAAGGCGCTCATGCACAGCCACCGCCTCGAGCGCGTGCTGGTCGTGAACGACGCGTTCGAACTGCGCGGTCTCATGACGGTCAAGGACATCACGAAGCAGACCGAGCACCCGGCCGCCTGTAAGGACGAGCACGGCAAGCTGCGCGCAGGCGCGGCCGTCGGCGTGGGTCCGGACAACGAAGAGCGCGTCGAGCTGCTGGTCCAGGCCGGCGTGGACGTGATCGTGGTCGATACGGCGCACGGCCACAGCAAGGGCGTGCTCGAGCGCGTTCGCTGGGTCAAGAAGAGCTTCCCGCACGTCGAAGTGATCGGCGGCAACATCGCCACGGCCGACGCGGCGCGTGCACTCGTCGAGTACGGCGCAGACGGCGTGAAGGTCGGTATCGGCCCGGGCTCGATCTGCACGACGCGTATCGTGGCAGGCGTGGGCGTGCCGCAGATCAGCGCGATCTCCAATGTCTCGGAAGCGCTCAAGGGCACTGGCGTGCCGTGCATCGCCGACGGCGGCGTGCGCTACTCGGGTGACGTTTCGAAGGCGCTGGCAGCCGGCGCGAACGCTGTGATGATGGGCAGCATGTTCGCGGGCACCGAAGAGTCGCCGGGCGACGTGTTTCTGTATCAAGGCCGCCAGTACAAGTCGTATCGCGGCATGGGCTCGGTCGGCGCGATGAAGGACGGCGCCGCGGACCGCTACTTCCAGGACAACTCGGCCAATATCGACAAGCTCGTGCCGGAAGGCATCGAAGGCCGCGTTGCCTACAAGGGCCCCATCAATGCAATCCTGTTCCAGCTGATCGGTGGCGTGCGCGCCTCGATGGGCTACTGCGGTTGCCGCACGATCGACGACCTGCATGCGAAGGCGGAGTTCGTGCAGATCACCGGCGCCGGCCTGAACGAATCGCACGTGCACGATGTGCAGATCACGAAGGAAGCGCCCAACTATCACGTGGACTAA